DNA sequence from the Eulemur rufifrons isolate Redbay chromosome 6, OSU_ERuf_1, whole genome shotgun sequence genome:
ttttttttttacttgatgttcattgtagttttttcttttttaaaaaataagatcaaggaaattatcttctatttctagtttaatatattttcatatcattATCAGTACTAAATTTAGTCAATTTTTTCATAAATCTAGACTATtgaatgatttctttccttttgtgttaATATAGTGAATTACATTGTTTAATATTGGCATGTAAAATGTCTTTGATGTCTGAATTAAATCCAACAGGATCAAaatctgagtgtgtgtgtgtgtgtgtgtgtgtgtctgtgagtttATCTGTAACCACCAGATTAGATTTGATATCactttgttttagattttggaatcaATTTTGCGGGGTATGTTggtctttaatatttattttccgtGATGCCCTAATCTGGTTATGAAATATAGGTTATACTTGTCTCATTAAAATTGTTAAGAAGTGACTTCTCTTTTTacaatatctagaaatatatattattttgttgctCCTTAATCAAGTATTTCAAGTGATTTGTTAAATGTATTACCGAGGCCTAGGGGTTTCTGtctgaaatacttttaaaataagcattacAAGAAGGATATCAATTCCTGGTGATTTACATAACACGAATTTCAGATACAAACTTCTGGGCCATTGTCTTTTAAATATCCTTCTGTcttattctcttctttccttaaactctACCACAGGTTAGAGCTTTTGAACATGTCTTGCATGTAAGTTattctctgttctattttttgtttgttttcccatctttcttttcttggtgCTTCATTTTAAGTTTTAGAGAAAGGCTGTATGAGTGAAGGCTTGATCTTGCCCAATTAAAGTGCCCTCGGGAAAGGAGCTATGATTTTTATCCCCATGGCACTGAACCTTGTGCCTATATTATGTCTCAATGAACAAACGGCTTCAACAAAGAAGGTACATTTTTACAGCTAATAGGATGACTTAAGAAATGCTCAGTGTTAGGATGTAAAATCTAAATACTTTGCCACTTCATAATAAGTTTTCATTAACTTACACATCTTAAATCATGCTATTCTCCATTGCCATGCCAAATTTCATGTGTCCTCCACATGAACTGTTTGAATTGGACTCAATCATGAATTTGTTCTGTGAACACATAAGAGGTTCCCGGATCAtgaacacacaccacacacacacacacacacacacacacacacattatcttAATACTCTTATACTATGAATTAATAACAAGATGATCTTAGTCTGGATgccactaaaatataaaataaatatctcaattcatccatttaatgacatttaaatcattttctttgataAAGAAAACTAACTCTGAAATGTGGCATTTACTCATTCATCTTCTCATCAGCAAAATctgtaggccgggcatggtggctcatgcctgtaatcctagcactctgggaggccgaggtgggaggatcgctcgaggttagaagttcgagaccagcctgagcaagagtgagacctctgtctttactaaaaatagacaaattagatggacaactaaaaatatatatatagaaaaaattagccaggcatggtggtgcatgcttgtagtcccagctactcgggaggctgaggcagtaggattgcttgagcccaggagtttgaggttgctgtgagctaggctgacgccatggcactctagcccgggcaacagagcaagactctgtctcaaaaaaacaaacaaacaaaaaaaaaaaaaaaccccacaaaatctgtaaaacttttattttagagatagctGATGTTATTTTAGAATGATATGATATAAAGTTTTGTGGAAAATAATGGGTTTCAATGAGATTGGGGAGAATGGTGTTATCCTGGGAAACTAGGAATATGGAATCCTGATTAATCTTCAAGAAGAAAGAGTAAATGatcatttaaagtaatttttattaaaagtgaaaagaagGTGTAAAATATTATTAGACAGTTTACCAATGGCTTTTCTTGTTCATATGTCCCCTggattattttacctttttagaggaaaataagtattattaatattttatgactaATAAGATACCAAGAGAGCTAGATCCCAAAAGCCAAACTAATTTTATACAATGCAAATATCAGAATGTCAACAATCTCAATTAATGTGTGAAATGTAACTTAAAGGGACACTTTCCAAAGGAAGAGAGTTtactttctgaaaagaaatatacatGGTAAACTAAGTCATGGTGAAAAGGCTGAAGTAGATTTGTCAGTGTAAGTAGGAGTTGCTGCTGGATGAAGATAGTAGAATGTCCACCCCTCTGTCCCATAGCTGGTGAAAGAACTTATTATTATGAgctaactgtatattttattattctataatTGCTTTCATAAGCACTACTTTTGAGcaataaatttacatttacacACATGCTTTTACATTCCTTACAACAGTTTAACAAGGTGGATTTCATTATTCCAATTGTATGGTTGCAAAAACATGGCCTAACACCAGAATAAGTTTCCCAGCATTAAATAGGTAGTAAATGTTGTATCTGGTTACTCAGAGCACAAACTTTTTCTTATACATCATTCTGACTGAGacgatggctttttttttttttcttcatctgatgaTTCTCTAGAACACTTCTCAAATATTGCCTAATCTGGACTTCCAGATTGGGAAGTTGGCATGTCCATCTCCTGTCCTTGAGCAGCAGAGATGGCTCTGACAGCAGTAACATCATTTATCCTCCCTAGAGGCTGTATTGAAAAAACTGTGGTCCTGAGAGAACAGACTAGTCAGGAGGGGCCAACAGGTTAGAGTAGTTAAAGCACAGAAATGTAATGCTGATAAAGCACCTAGTTGGATAGAGTCAAGGATGGTGAAGGCAAAAAAAGCTTTATCTTGGCGCTGGAGTCACTGAAGGAGAGACTGATGACTCACCTAGGACGTCTATGCTTCCTTGAGGAACTATCTGCCTTAGGATACActgtgtattttattcttctcttatGCCCATCTTCAGAGGCTTTTTCTACCTACAAGAATTCTCTAAGCTTGACAGACTGGAAACCCAGCCAACCTGCAACAGGGTGAATGCCTGTCTGCACCCGAGGGCTCAGGTGTGAGTGAAGTAAAGTTTTGAGGTGAGAATAATGAGTAAGAGATTATTACATTGCATATTTGAAGAATCCAGGAAGTGGAAGGGAAGGTCAAAAGGTAGGACTGACCTCTACTCACGTTAAACCACTGTTCTGGGATAGGTCAGAGGTACAGATTGCCATTCCTCCAAAGGAGGCATGCTATCATTTCCAAAAGCTGCTCCGAAGAGCTCTGGGAAGCGATATCCTTGTATACTCACCTCCAGGAGCAGATAGTACCTGTGCTGAGAATCCATGTGCTGAAATCCCTGTTCTCTCAAAACATTTCTCTCTGACATtaactaaaaattataatgttaaaactactgatgataatgatgatgatttgAGTAACTCTTTTGACTCACCCTTACATGTAGCATATACACTTAACAATACTATGAACATCAACAACAATGACAGAAATTAGGCAAGATAATTCTTAAGAGAAGACCTGGGAGATAACATCTTTACATGTGATAACTTGGGCACTCCAGATCACACCTGCATTTGGATCACTGATGTGTATAGCTGATATGCTTAAAGCCGTGGCTACTGTCAGCATCTTGAGTAACATTTTGTCTCTTTGCCCAAGGTATCTCCCAAATCTCAGACATTGTGCCAAGCACCTTAGATAAAATTGCTTGATTTCCTTAAATATTACACAAAATAATGCAATTCcctgtttttttaatgttcaaagaAGTTAGTAAACCATCCAAAGTGTTAGAGGTAGTAAATAACAGTTGTCATCTGACTTTCTCAAACTCTAGAGAAGAAGCCCCGGAAAGCAGGATGCTTGTGTCTGTATCCATTGGAGAAGTCAGATTATGAATACCCTAAGTCAGAGACTTTTAAAGGAGAAGTAGAAGAAAGTTACCTCAGAGATACTATCTAGCATACCTATGCAGTATGGAGACTTTCAAGGATTTGAGGGTGGgtataggaaagaagaaaacaattgctTGCGAGTGTCAAAGTGATGACGCAGTTCGTGTTCAGTGATGCAGACCAGAAGTTTATGACATAAAAATCTAGGAAAGTGAGAGTGGTGTAAAGACCAATATTTCCTAATATGCTATGATTAGTATAGTATGTAAGTCACTAAATGTAGGGTGATAATACTTAAATctattctccttttctcttcattGTATCTATTccaacaaagaaaggaaaatggtaCGAGAGTGAAAAATTCCCTTCATCCCTGTAAAGGGTTACACTGTTAGTTATATTATAATGCTGCCTGTCAGGGGAAACTATAAAGTATGATTGTATCGATAGAGAAGAATAGGTTGGGAAATAGGGCATGCAAATTTTGGCAAAACTTTGACATGGGATATGCTAAGTGAACATTTTTTCTTGATGTTTGGTGCCCAGAATAATGAATTGGGTGGCCATTATATTGCTTAGTAATTGAGATTTCTAGGGCTCCTGCTATAACACCTATCTTCTCCAGTCCACAGTGAAATCAGCCTCTTACATTCCCTACAGCACATCTGATCTATTGGGGTAACTGAGCCTTGAGTGCATAATATTCTTATATTCTTCCTAtagcttgattttcttttttctatatcattttttttcctttccatgctCTTGAGTAGGAGAGTAGGAATAATTTCTCCTTTCACAGCCCTCTATGAATAATATACCTCTATCTCCTAAGTACACTTACCTCAAATTTATCATAAACAAACTGGATCATCTTGTCCACTGGTTTCATTGAACTTCCATGCATGTCTTTTCTTCGGTCTGTTTCAATAAATGACACAAAAACCTACTAGATAAGTGAAATTattgtggatttatttctttttctcactcttaGCATATGATGATCCACATTAGCtatgttatgttttctctctatACAACTTTTATacctatttttcctttataatatcTGCTGTTAGATTTCACTTCCAACCACTGTTTCACTACAACAGCCTCCTATAGAGTTTCCCTGCCTTTACTTTTGTCAACCTTGAGACCATTCTTAAAATTGATTCCAGTTTGACAACAATGTATAGTAATATAAATCTGACCAAGTTGTTAACTTTGCATTACAATGAGTACCTGTGTCCTCTAAGGTTACATCCAAGCTCCCTGTATTTACCACAAGTTCCTTCACAAATTCCAGTTCATTCCTATTTAATCTCAGCTCCAGCAACCATATGAAGATCCATGTTACTTTTTgttcaattatattaatatttgcttgcATTTTTTATCCTCTCTCATACCTTTCTGCATTTACATGGGTGTCAATCAACACAGGATGTGCATCACAGCCCTTTAATCCCACATAACTTATATTTACCATCTGAGACCTAACAAGAATCTCCTTCAATAAATCTTCTCTGACTTCCCTGGAAGAGGTTAGTTTCCTCGTCTGTGTTTTGTATCGTCTTATATTATTATGTAATCTTTAAACtcttaaactaaaatttaattttaattttagctccCCACccactattttatatatatttcaaggCATTTCTTACACATTTCTCTACTTTTTAGCACTACCAAATTTActgtaataaaatatgttattggtgtggtggtatacacctgtagtctcagctattaaagaggctgaaatgggaggattgctCCAGCCCAGTTCTagacagcctgggcaatatagcaagactccatttctgccccccccccaaaaaaaagttctcaataaatgtacaatgatgaaagaataaattaatttgtaaaataatgaaTGTAGGTGGTAATCAAATATAACAAGCAGAGGAGTGATTAAAAACACTAAACACAGAGCTGTATACATCAAAACATAGTTCCTTGTTTTAACACTGACTTTTATTATCCTAATTTTCCATATTCTTGTTTCCTCTAAACTGCAGGTTCCTCCATCAGTAGAATGTCTGTCTTCAATAGTTCTGCCTTATACCCTCGCTTCCTCCTGACAGGCTTCTCAGGCCTTGAAAGCAGCTATGGCTTGATTTCCCTCCCCATCTTCTTGGTTTATGCCACCTCGATTGCAGGGAACATTACTATCCTCTTCATTATCAGAACCGAGTCTTCTCTCCATCAACCAATGTACTACTTCCTGTCAATGCTGGCACTCACTGACCTGGGCCTGTCAACCACGACCTTGCCTACCATGTTCAGTGTCTTCTGGTTCCATGCCCGGGAGATTCCGTTCAATGCTTGTCTGGTCCAGATGTACTTCATTCGTGTTTTCTCAATCATTGAGTCTGCTGTTCTGTTAGCCATGGCCTTTGACCGCTTTGTAGCAATCCGAGAACCCCTGCGCTACGCAACCATTCTAACCGATGACGTAATCATTGGAATTGGGTTGGCGATTGCTGGGAGGGCCTTGGCTCTGGTCTTTCCAGCTTCCTTCCTCCTGAAGAGGCTTCAATATCGTGCTGTCAATATTCTCTCCTACCCCTTTTGCTTGCACCAGGACCTCATAAAGACAACTGTATCCAGCCGTAGGGTCAGTAGCATCTATGGCCTTATGGTGGTCATCTGTTCCATGGGACTTGATTCAGTACTTCTCCTTCTGTCCTACGTTCTCATCCTGGGCACAGTGTTGAGTATAGCCTCCAAGGCCGAGAGAGTGAAAGCCCTCAATACTTGCATCTCTCACATCTGTGCTGTGCTCACCTTCTATACTCCAATGATTGGGTTATCTATGATCCGTCGCTATGGGCAGAACGCTTCTCCAATTGTCCACGTGCTCATGGCCAATGTCTACTTGCTGGTTCCACCTCTCATGAACCCTATTGTCTACAGTGTTAAGACCAAGCAGATTCGTGACAGAATCCTCAAGAAATTCAAGAAACATAATTTAGGTGAAAAAGACTCTAAAACATAACTTTCCTCCTATCCCCTTTATATTTATGAGAGCATTTCATATGAATGTAGAATGCTGAATTTAAATATTACTAataatattttgtctttaaaacaCTGGATCTAACCTCAATATTAGTAAATCCTTATCTTTTCAATATAGAGAATAAATGcataattgtatttaaaaatgaagtttttcaTTATATGTTGTGAAAGCTGTCAATTTCTAAGAAAGATTTAGATTTCAAATAATTCTAATATGGACCCCATAGTCtagataaataatttttcccacactattttacttaatgtaaaaatattttgaatatgtttttttatcttttgttcaagagagaaaaaaatatttacagcagGAGAGCCTCCTATCAAAATGAAATGAGGAAACTTAGTATACTTTTAGaagtataaaacaaagaaaactcgGACCAATTAATTGAATTGATTTGGGTAGCTCTTAAATAATCCAGAAATAATAATGTTTCTGTATCTAGGAACCTACAGATATCTCTCCATTTTGAGGAACATATACACTGTGAGATCTAGATCTCTGTTCATTTTCTCTACTGGTTTTTGAGTACATTTCTCAATTATTTATGATAGCCATCAATCATTctatatcttaaaatttattctttatgcCCTGAGCATGGAGGAATACAGTTCTTCAGTTTCTGTACTCCCCTGTATATACTGTCCTGATCTCCCTTTTCCATGTCCCTAATGTCATTCTGCCCTAAAATGTTAGAGATATTTTTTTAGGAACTATATTCCATATCTTTAATTATGGGATTGATAGGGATACAGGTTTTAAATACTAGGGACTTCAACAATTTGATGCTAAGAAGGCTTTGTTACCAATTAATGTGATCAACTGAAATATCTGTTTTTAATTGATATTGCACACAAAATATCCTAGAAGAATTGTGTATACTCATTGGCTTGGCTTCAATACCTCCCACCCAAACCTTCACCTGCTGTGGCCTCATTTTCATCTTCGTGATTCCACCATAATTGTACTTTATGATATGTCTAGTGATCTACTTGTGCTAAATTCAATATTCACATCTTTATTTAAACCTACATTTCCTTTGACATTGCTAACAAtggcttattttaaaagtaaccttatttttaatagttctaGACTTACAGACAAATATGAAAGATAGTGCAGAGTTCACATATATCCTGCACTCAGTTCCcccattgttaacatcttacactAGTGTGGtgtatttgttacaattaataaacCAATTTTGATACTTCATTACCAATGttatattttatctgtatttccttagtttttaaccTAACATTCTTCTTCTCCACCAACATCCAATCCAGAATATCACATCATATTAGCCATTATGTGTTTTTAGACCCCTTTTAATTGTgaaagtttctcagactttcattGTTTTTGAATACGTTGGCACTTTTGAGGAATTCTAGTCAGGCATGTTGTAAAATATCCTTCTGTCAGGATGTTTACGATATTTTTATCAAGATTAGGCTAAGGTTATATGTTTTGGGGAGGAGAACCACAaaagaatatcatttttattgcatCGTATCCATAACATGTATCAGCAACATGACATCGCTGTCGATGCTGACTTTGTTTATGTGACTGGGGTAGGTTTGTCAGGTTTTTCCACAGTCAACTTAAtctgcctttctttcttaaaatcctTCTTTTCATAGTATACTTtctggaaggaagtcactatgcaaGGTCTACACTGTGATAATGGGAAGTCATTAGGGAAGAGTATCTAATTGAAAGTATTTTATGTGAGAGATTTGTCCCTTCCACTTCATTGATTAAGTcatttattatattactattgacttatggatatatattttatactttggtttataaccaaatgcattttatttgttgaattttttttccaaattacttCAGCTTTAGCCAAAGGGAGCTCTTTATTTGACACCAGTGTCCTTTGACATACTCCCATCAATGTggggctttgtttgtttgtttatttatttatttatttatttattttgttttggcatGTCCTTGCTTGCTAGCATTACAAGATGCTCCAGGATGATCTTGCATATTACCTGGCAAAGTTCTAGAAGCTATTATTTCATCGAGGagctctcatttcttttaattaagaATGGTATTTGAAACCAAGGTAGGAGTGCTGGATGTACCCCTGGCTAATGGAGTGTTCCTGCTGTAGCCCTTCTCATctaaagaataaagagaatatatgtgtgtttacTAACCAATTCATGTACAAATATCTATAAATACTTCACTATGTAACTACCTGTGTCTATATTCAGCAAAATATGAGTTTAtgctgatgtctccaactctaatccatgACCACATATATTCTTCCAGCCTCCTTCCCTTACCTGTGAATTTCCACTCCAACAATAAGAAAACTTGCTCCCATCACCCACCATCTGTAATATATTCTGAAGAGTTTGATTCTAGTATATAGAAATGGCAGCATCAGAATTGCATTCTGGAGACAAGTCACTTATCATTTATGTGATTTGTAAATAATTTGCCCTTGTTTGTGGTTAGTCTTATAGAGAGGAAGGTTTGAGTATTAATAAAGTACAACTTATCAATTCATCTTTCATGagttgtgctttttttcttgctaaaCCTAAgatttcatctatattttcttttcttttttcaccaaTTTACATAATTGTTCACATTCAAAATACATGAATAGCAGTATTAAAATTGTTAACATGTACCCCTTTGGTAAGTTACTGTATCAAATAGAGTATTTATGTAtggttcttttgtttttagtCATTCAGACTCCACTCATTTCTAAAGTTACTTAGAAACTTTTCCCTCTACCTGCTTCAGTGaggttgtttcatatatttttaatacagttaGATTGTTTTGCCAATCTATATTTCATCCTGGGATTACACTAAACTTTTATTAATGATATACATTAAATTTCACTCTCTGTGATGGAAATTCTATAGAGTCtaaaagtccatttttttttttgtgaccaTTACTGTCTTAAGGACATAGATTATATTGCATGCTATAAGAATAAACAGAgttggagatagggttagagaTTTGAAGTTAGTTTTGAAATTCTGAAATAGCCACTGtgtggagaaggaaaaaagggctGAGAAAGAaagtccaaaaaaagaaaaaaaaatgctcagttaCTGCTTCAGGGCTTAAGCCAAACTAAAGTCATAAATGTGTGATGGATTTAATTACAGAGAACATAAGGTTTTCTCTTCAGCACTTCCCAGTCCAGGAAAAAGAGAGATGATCAGATTGGTCAACATTTGGGCACTGCCAAGAAGGGGT
Encoded proteins:
- the LOC138384838 gene encoding olfactory receptor 51G2-like, giving the protein MSVFNSSALYPRFLLTGFSGLESSYGLISLPIFLVYATSIAGNITILFIIRTESSLHQPMYYFLSMLALTDLGLSTTTLPTMFSVFWFHAREIPFNACLVQMYFIRVFSIIESAVLLAMAFDRFVAIREPLRYATILTDDVIIGIGLAIAGRALALVFPASFLLKRLQYRAVNILSYPFCLHQDLIKTTVSSRRVSSIYGLMVVICSMGLDSVLLLLSYVLILGTVLSIASKAERVKALNTCISHICAVLTFYTPMIGLSMIRRYGQNASPIVHVLMANVYLLVPPLMNPIVYSVKTKQIRDRILKKFKKHNLGEKDSKT